The sequence CGGCTTTACAAGATGGTGTAAATGATGCGGATGCTAGCCCAACGAATGAGATTCAAACACTTTCATTATCTGGAAGTAGCTTAAGTATTTCTGGTGGAAATGCTGTTACGTTACCTTCTGGAGGAGGAAGTAGCGTTTGGACTGAGGTGACTCCTAATGTTAGATACGCTATAACTCCTTTCCCTAATGATGCAATAATTAATTACGGAAATACAGATATCAGTGGGAATGATTTCTCAGTTGGTAATGGACTGTTTTGGGGTAGTAACTCAGGAGAAGACACAGGAATGTTTACTGATGGAGATCAATTAATATTAATGTCCCCAGGAGACAACCAATTAATTCAATTCTGGGAAGAAGACGCTCATCAATTGGTAGCACAAATCGCTCAATCAGGTGCATATTCTCAAATTTCTGATGAGACTTTAAAGCAAAACATTCAAAAAATTGATAATGCCCTTGAAAAAACAATGAAGTTATCTGGATATACCTATGAATTCAAGCAAAGTGATGAAGATGTAAAAAAAGGAACACCTATTGAATTGGGGATGGGTATTTTAGCCCAAGAGCTTAAAGCAGTTGCTCCTCGTTTAGTTACAAAGACACACCAAGGACATTATGTTGTAAACTACGATGGAATTGTTCCGATCTTAATTGAAGCTACAAAAGAGCAACAAGATTTAATTAGCAACCAACAGGCTGAAATTGATGCATTAAAAGCAGAATTAGAAGCAATTAAAGAATTATTAAAAAA comes from Flavobacteriales bacterium and encodes:
- a CDS encoding tail fiber domain-containing protein, which produces TIDLSALQDGVNDADANPTNEIQDISLTGTNLSITSGSTIDLSALQDGVNDADASPTNEIQTLSLSGSSLSISGGNAVTLPSGGGSSVWTEVTPNVRYAITPFPNDAIINYGNTDISGNDFSVGNGLFWGSNSGEDTGMFTDGDQLILMSPGDNQLIQFWEEDAHQLVAQIAQSGAYSQISDETLKQNIQKIDNALEKTMKLSGYTYEFKQSDEDVKKGTPIELGMGILAQELKAVAPRLVTKTHQGHYVVNYDGIVPILIEATKEQQDLISNQQAEIDALKAELEAIKELLKK